The following are encoded together in the Montipora capricornis isolate CH-2021 chromosome 5, ASM3666992v2, whole genome shotgun sequence genome:
- the LOC138049098 gene encoding WD repeat and HMG-box DNA-binding protein 1-like codes for MNLANRLDTLARKKAGLEDDDLQQSGQAVRRGHKVSQPKRHGRSGRTVSRQTEQVEEEDEEEEEEEEEEMEENEIMEDNGMGDDMEEDSEMSSREERKGLANLDSRHLGEKNSRSNRVMKPRPPSSPAPSFSSSQGRSNPFRIGSQSRKSAGKSFFDSVEEEKKSLLMNRNKISPESKLAHRKKKGKQTTLLKTPPGKEKQANNGETLPEEAQQTEKKCAKKVNGFNLWYEENKGTLAEAEPELSDTELVKVAMLKWKSLGEEEKAEWNKRAKEEATSGAEQDELKKRKRKTCDDENEDTSNKLNQAKKAKELKAGGATSKLAGFVYKKD; via the exons ATGAACCTGGCAAATCGGCTTGATACCTTAGCGCGCAAAAAGGCCGGCCTAGAGGATGACGATTTGCAGCAGTCTGGTCAGGCAGTCAGACGAGGTCATAAGGTATCGCAACCAAAGAGGCATGGGCGATCTGGTCGGACTGTGTCAAGACAAACAGAACAGGTTGAAGAAGAGgacgaggaagaagaagaagaagaagaagaagagatggAAGAGAATGAAATAATGGAAGATAATGGAATGGGAGATGATATGGAAGAGGACTCAGAGATGTCAAGTAGAGAAG AAAGGAAAGGTCTGGCAAATCTAGACAGTCGACATCTTGGAGAGAAGAACTCGAGATCTAATCGTGTTATGAAGCCAAGGCCACCATCTTCTCCCGCACCAAGTTTTAGCTCCAGCCAAGGTCGCTCCAACCCCTTCAGGATCGGCAGTCAAAGTAGAAAATCAGCAGGGAAGAGTTTCTTTGATAGCGTTGAAGAGGAGAAGAAATCCTTACTGATGAACAGGAACAAGATAT CTCCTGAATCAAAACTGGCACACagaaagaaaaagggaaaacagacGACACTGTTGAAGACGCCacctggaaaagaaaaacaagcaaataaCGGCGAAACGCTGCCAGAGGAGGCACAGCAAACAGAAAAGAAGTGTGCTAAAAA AGTCAATGGCTTTAACCTCTGgtatgaagaaaataaaggaactTTGGCAGAAGCCGAACCCGAACTAAGCGATACGGAGCTGGTCAAAGTCGCTATGCTAAAATGGAAGTCACTCGGAGAAGAAGAAAAGGCCGAATGGAATAAAAGAGCAAAAGAGGAAGCTACAAGCGGAGCTGAACAGGACGagttaaagaaaaggaaacgcAAAACCTGCGATGATGAGAATGAGGACACTAGCAACAAACTGAATCAAGCTAAGAAGGCTAAGGAATTAAAGGCTGGTGGAGCGACATCCAAGTTAGCTGGATTTGTTTACAAAAAAGACTGA